Proteins co-encoded in one Arthrobacter sp. ERGS1:01 genomic window:
- the aceE gene encoding pyruvate dehydrogenase (acetyl-transferring), homodimeric type, with amino-acid sequence MFLRDDNSHILSGLTNQLPDRDPDETAEWLESLDALIADRGTERAQFIMRSLLQRAGAQSVGVPMVVTTDYVNTIPADQEPVFPGSEEIERKYRAWLRWNAAIMVHRSQRPDIGVGGHISTYAGAATLYEVGFNHFFRGKDHPGGGDQIFFQGHASPGMYARAFLEGRLSEEDLDGFRQEKSKEGHALSSYPHPRLMPEFWEFPTVSMGIGPMNAIYQAQSNRYLHNRGIKDTSDQQVWAFLGDGEMDEPESRGLLQLAANDKLDNLNFVVNCNLQRLDGPVRGNGKIVQELEAFFRGAGWNVIKVLWGREWDDLLARDTDGALVDVMNTTVDGDYQTYKAESGGFVREHFFGQTPQTKELAAHLSDDELWNLKRGGHDYHKVYAAYKAASEFKGKPTVILAHTVKGYGLGTHFEARNATHQMKKLTLQDLKDFRTHLHLPITDEQLEADPYRPPYYHPGPDSPEIQYLMERRAALGGFVPERRHNHTPVTLPGDKTYEVANRGSGKQHAATTMAFVRLLKDLMRDKDFGNRIVPIIPDEARTFGIDAFFPTAKIYNPNGQNYLSVDRDLVLAYKESVSGQIVHAGINEAGSVAAFTAAGTAYATHGEPLIPIYVFYSMFGFQRTGDQFWAAGDQMARGFIIGATAGRTTLTGEGLQHADGHSPILASTNPAVITYDPAYGYEIGVIIRAGLERMYGPASTDPNVMYYLTVYNEPILQPAAPENIDTEGITRGIYHLKTATIEGPKAQILASGVSVPWAIEAQHILAEEWGVAADIWSVTSWTELRRDGLAAEEHAFLYPNETPRTPYITAKMANATGPVIAVTDYMKAVPDQVRQFLPNDFATLGADGFGFSDTRAAARRHFKIDSHSVVIRTLQMLAHQGTIDPTLPQQAIQKYDLHNVNAGTTGNAGGDS; translated from the coding sequence GTGTTTCTGCGAGACGATAACTCCCATATCCTGAGCGGGTTGACTAATCAGTTGCCTGATCGTGATCCGGATGAGACTGCCGAGTGGTTGGAGTCTTTGGATGCGTTGATTGCGGATCGGGGTACTGAGCGTGCCCAGTTCATTATGCGGTCGCTGCTTCAGCGTGCTGGTGCGCAGAGTGTTGGCGTGCCGATGGTCGTGACGACGGATTATGTGAATACGATTCCTGCCGATCAGGAACCGGTGTTCCCGGGTAGTGAAGAGATCGAGCGGAAGTATCGGGCGTGGTTGCGGTGGAATGCTGCGATCATGGTCCATCGTTCCCAGCGCCCCGATATTGGTGTCGGCGGGCATATCTCCACCTATGCCGGGGCCGCGACCTTGTACGAGGTCGGCTTCAACCACTTCTTCCGCGGCAAGGACCACCCCGGTGGCGGAGACCAGATCTTCTTCCAGGGCCACGCCTCCCCCGGCATGTACGCCCGCGCGTTCCTCGAAGGCCGCCTGTCGGAGGAGGACTTGGATGGGTTCCGTCAGGAAAAGTCCAAGGAAGGCCACGCCCTCTCCTCCTACCCGCACCCGCGCCTGATGCCGGAGTTCTGGGAATTCCCGACCGTGTCGATGGGTATCGGCCCGATGAACGCGATCTACCAGGCCCAGTCCAACCGGTACCTGCATAACCGCGGCATCAAAGACACCTCCGACCAGCAAGTCTGGGCGTTTTTGGGCGATGGTGAGATGGATGAGCCCGAGTCTCGTGGCCTGCTCCAACTCGCCGCGAACGATAAACTCGATAACCTCAACTTCGTCGTTAACTGCAACCTCCAACGCCTCGATGGCCCGGTCCGTGGCAACGGCAAAATCGTCCAGGAACTCGAAGCGTTCTTCCGCGGTGCCGGCTGGAACGTCATCAAAGTCCTCTGGGGTCGGGAGTGGGATGACCTGCTCGCCCGCGATACCGACGGGGCCCTGGTCGATGTCATGAACACCACCGTTGATGGTGACTACCAAACGTATAAGGCCGAATCCGGTGGCTTCGTCCGTGAGCACTTCTTCGGCCAAACCCCGCAAACCAAGGAACTCGCCGCCCACCTCTCCGACGACGAGCTCTGGAATCTCAAGCGTGGCGGGCACGATTACCACAAGGTTTACGCCGCCTACAAGGCCGCGAGCGAGTTCAAGGGCAAGCCCACGGTGATCCTGGCCCACACGGTCAAGGGCTACGGCCTGGGCACCCACTTCGAGGCCCGCAACGCCACGCACCAGATGAAGAAACTCACCCTGCAGGACCTGAAGGACTTCCGCACCCACCTGCACCTGCCCATCACCGATGAGCAACTCGAAGCAGACCCGTACCGGCCCCCGTACTACCACCCCGGCCCGGACTCCCCCGAAATCCAATACCTCATGGAACGCCGCGCCGCGCTAGGCGGATTCGTCCCCGAACGCCGCCACAATCACACACCGGTAACCCTGCCGGGGGATAAAACCTACGAAGTCGCCAACCGTGGCTCCGGCAAACAACACGCCGCCACGACCATGGCCTTCGTCCGGTTACTCAAAGACCTCATGCGCGATAAGGACTTCGGCAACCGAATCGTCCCGATCATCCCCGACGAAGCCCGCACCTTCGGCATTGACGCGTTCTTCCCGACCGCGAAAATCTACAACCCGAACGGCCAAAACTACCTCTCCGTAGACCGCGACCTCGTCCTGGCCTACAAGGAATCCGTCTCCGGACAGATCGTGCACGCCGGCATCAACGAAGCCGGCTCCGTCGCCGCGTTCACCGCCGCCGGCACCGCCTACGCCACCCACGGCGAACCGTTGATCCCGATCTACGTCTTCTACTCCATGTTCGGCTTCCAACGCACCGGAGACCAGTTCTGGGCCGCCGGAGACCAAATGGCCCGCGGCTTCATCATCGGCGCGACCGCCGGACGAACCACCCTCACCGGTGAAGGACTCCAACACGCCGACGGACACTCCCCAATCCTGGCCTCCACCAACCCGGCCGTAATCACCTACGACCCCGCCTACGGCTACGAAATCGGTGTCATCATCCGCGCCGGCCTCGAGCGCATGTACGGGCCCGCCTCCACCGACCCCAACGTCATGTACTACCTCACCGTGTACAACGAACCCATCCTCCAACCCGCCGCCCCCGAAAACATCGACACCGAGGGCATCACCCGCGGCATCTACCACCTCAAAACCGCCACCATCGAAGGCCCCAAAGCCCAAATCCTGGCCTCCGGCGTCTCCGTCCCCTGGGCCATCGAAGCCCAACACATCCTCGCCGAGGAATGGGGAGTCGCCGCGGACATCTGGTCCGTGACCTCCTGGACCGAACTCCGACGCGACGGCCTCGCCGCCGAAGAACACGCCTTCCTCTACCCCAACGAAACCCCCCGCACCCCCTACATCACAGCGAAAATGGCCAACGCGACCGGCCCCGTCATCGCCGTCACCGACTACATGAAAGCCGTCCCGGACCAGGTACGCCAATTCCTGCCCAACGACTTCGCCACCCTCGGCGCCGACGGCTTCGGCTTCTCCGACACCCGCGCAGCCGCACGACGACACTTCAAAATCGACTCCCACTCCGTCGTCATCCGCACCCTCCAAATGCTCGCCCACCAAGGCACCATCGACCCCACCCTCCCCCAACAAGCCATCCAAAAATACGACCTCCACAACGTCAACGCAGGAACCACCGGCAACGCCGGCGGCGACAGCTAA